One stretch of Priestia megaterium DNA includes these proteins:
- a CDS encoding formate/nitrite transporter family protein gives MAFHKPDKMLNIALEAGVSKTKLSLSSILMLGFLGGAFIALGFLLDVRVIGNLPAEWGSLSNLLGGAVFPIGLMLVVLGGAELITGNMMSVSIALYARKIPLRQLLHNWFWVTLANFLGAVFIAYFFGHIVGLTETGPFLDKTVAIAQAKIDESFFKTLISAVGCNWLVCLAIWLSYGADDVTGKILGIWFPIMAFVAIGFQHVVANMFIIPAAIFAGHFTWIDFITNIVPTFIGNMIGGAVFVGLIYFSSYQKKQKEQLKKAS, from the coding sequence ATGGCATTTCACAAGCCGGATAAAATGTTAAACATCGCTTTAGAAGCGGGGGTTTCAAAAACGAAGCTATCCCTTTCTTCCATTCTCATGCTTGGGTTTTTAGGAGGCGCGTTTATTGCGCTTGGTTTTTTACTAGATGTGCGCGTCATTGGTAATTTACCAGCTGAATGGGGAAGTTTATCGAATCTTTTAGGAGGGGCAGTCTTTCCTATAGGTCTTATGCTGGTCGTACTTGGGGGAGCAGAGCTTATTACAGGGAATATGATGTCTGTTTCCATTGCCCTGTATGCAAGAAAAATTCCGCTTCGTCAGTTGCTTCATAACTGGTTTTGGGTTACGCTTGCTAACTTTTTAGGAGCCGTATTTATTGCGTATTTCTTTGGACATATTGTAGGTTTAACAGAAACGGGTCCTTTTTTAGATAAAACGGTAGCAATTGCTCAAGCTAAAATTGATGAATCATTTTTTAAAACGCTTATTTCTGCTGTGGGCTGCAACTGGCTTGTATGTTTAGCAATTTGGCTTTCATACGGTGCTGACGACGTTACGGGTAAAATTCTTGGGATTTGGTTTCCGATCATGGCTTTTGTTGCGATTGGCTTTCAGCACGTTGTAGCCAATATGTTTATTATTCCCGCTGCCATTTTTGCAGGTCACTTTACATGGATTGATTTTATTACAAATATTGTTCCTACCTTTATTGGAAATATGATAGGAGGAGCTGTATTTGTAGGCCTTATTTATTTTTCTTCTTATCAAAAGAAACAAAAAGAACAATTAAAAAAAGCTTCTTAA
- a CDS encoding DUF2294 domain-containing protein: protein MSKKIHDFNDIIRKLRKKLFGKGPERIHTVFVQNMAISTLYGNLTPAEQFIARTTEGKETVHMARTKLIQNLYASSPPEGLEDLLGAKLDYLFSDIKVEEDIAVSVFVFETNIQ, encoded by the coding sequence GTGTCTAAAAAAATACATGATTTTAATGATATTATCCGAAAGCTGCGCAAAAAACTTTTTGGAAAAGGTCCAGAACGAATTCATACTGTATTCGTTCAAAACATGGCTATTTCAACTTTGTACGGCAACTTAACGCCAGCTGAACAATTTATCGCGAGAACAACCGAAGGTAAAGAGACGGTACATATGGCAAGAACAAAGCTTATTCAAAACCTTTATGCTTCATCTCCTCCAGAGGGGCTTGAAGACTTGTTAGGAGCTAAGCTGGATTACTTATTTTCCGATATCAAAGTAGAAGAAGATATTGCTGTTTCTGTGTTTGTGTTTGAAACCAATATTCAGTAG
- a CDS encoding FAD-binding oxidoreductase, with translation MKKNVLLGTFLSFYLVGSYASYHIYKQQQIHPVTRDVARLLPTKVKEIKHGTTEKQLKDWVKTASQHHEKIAIAGMQHSQGGQTYYPNAILLDMKQYNKIIDYKPGQKEITVQSGTTWNDIQQYIHKDGLALQVMQSQNIFTVGGSISVNVHGRDIRYGSLMDTVKSMRLLQADGSIIEISRTKHPELFSLVNGGYGLFGVILDVTLRLTDDEWYEDEIIRLDYRQYTAYFKNYVQHNSDVRMHMARISVSPNQLLTDMYVTNYRLSSQNTSTVKEPLKTEKIVALPKFMLGLSRYSDWGKDMLWETQKAYFLKQNGRLETRNNVMRSESDFMEYESASRTEVLQEYFVPVDEFASYIDDLREVLATEKLNLLNITVRYVEKDNKAVMSYAKDDMFALVLLINQKKDNQGMADTQRVVRKMVDVTLQHQGSYYLPYYGYPSKKQLEEAYPHTTAFLNLKRKYDPNETFVNLFYKEYGK, from the coding sequence ATGAAAAAAAACGTGTTGTTAGGAACTTTTTTATCTTTTTATCTAGTAGGTTCATATGCCTCCTATCATATTTATAAACAGCAGCAGATCCATCCTGTAACGCGGGATGTTGCACGGCTTCTTCCTACAAAAGTCAAAGAAATAAAGCATGGAACAACTGAAAAACAGCTGAAAGATTGGGTGAAAACCGCTTCACAGCATCATGAAAAAATAGCGATTGCAGGCATGCAGCACAGCCAAGGAGGGCAGACGTACTATCCTAATGCTATTTTACTTGATATGAAGCAGTACAATAAAATTATAGATTACAAACCTGGTCAAAAAGAAATTACGGTTCAAAGCGGGACAACGTGGAATGATATTCAGCAATATATACATAAAGACGGTCTTGCTCTTCAGGTTATGCAATCACAAAATATTTTTACCGTTGGAGGTTCTATTAGCGTGAACGTACACGGCAGAGATATTCGATACGGTTCTTTAATGGATACGGTAAAATCTATGCGTCTCCTGCAGGCGGACGGATCCATTATCGAAATTAGCCGGACGAAACACCCTGAGCTGTTTTCTTTAGTAAACGGAGGGTACGGGTTATTTGGGGTCATTTTAGATGTGACGCTTCGTTTGACGGACGATGAATGGTACGAAGATGAAATTATTCGCTTAGATTATAGGCAGTACACAGCGTATTTTAAAAACTACGTACAGCATAACTCTGACGTTCGTATGCATATGGCGCGTATTTCGGTTTCTCCTAATCAATTGCTAACAGATATGTACGTCACAAACTATCGCTTATCTTCTCAGAATACTTCTACTGTAAAAGAACCGCTCAAGACAGAAAAAATAGTGGCACTTCCTAAATTTATGCTAGGGCTGTCTCGGTATAGCGACTGGGGCAAAGATATGCTGTGGGAAACACAAAAGGCTTATTTCTTAAAACAAAATGGACGGCTTGAAACAAGAAATAATGTTATGCGTTCTGAAAGTGATTTTATGGAATACGAAAGTGCTAGCCGGACGGAAGTTTTACAGGAATACTTCGTTCCGGTTGATGAATTTGCTTCTTACATCGATGATTTACGCGAAGTGTTAGCAACAGAGAAATTAAATTTACTGAACATTACTGTTCGCTATGTAGAAAAAGACAATAAAGCAGTCATGTCTTATGCAAAAGACGATATGTTTGCTCTCGTTTTACTTATTAACCAGAAAAAAGACAATCAAGGCATGGCTGATACACAAAGAGTTGTCAGAAAAATGGTGGATGTGACGCTGCAGCATCAGGGAAGCTATTACTTGCCTTACTACGGCTACCCAAGCAAGAAGCAATTAGAAGAGGCTTACCCTCATACAACCGCCTTTTTAAATTTAAAAAGAAAATATGATCCAAACGAAACGTTCGTTAATTTATTTTATAAGGAGTATGGAAAATGA
- a CDS encoding methyl-accepting chemotaxis protein gives MERVRKKRSLNNFKTKLVLAFAAILLVPSVTIGVSAYITAKHEIENQIINSAQQNVQSINSVIDDTIGPKIHDVEFFASVVNNERYNEKDMATLSKDFNLYASLHPEAISIFTGNQQGKFIQSPKKVIQAGYDPRKRDWYKLAMQNKGKTVVTEPYPSASTGQTVITVAKTTADGTGVIALNLDISRINKAVSKVKIGEKGYPFLLDGERKYIVHPTEKAGTKATDSLFDKLYAKSSGSFEYTFNGDEKKMVFTTNKTTSWKVAGTMYSSEVSEAAQPIFYKTLFIIVACLIIGSLTIFMVLQSIIKPLKQLKNQALRVSEGDLTTAITVNSKDEIGELGYAFSQMQNNLRTLIQNVEMSAEQVAASSEELTASSQQTSAASEQVSVAIQEVASSAEKQTAVIDQNAASLDEIVQGVSTIAQRTEIVSQLSNHTTSEAVEGGKAVRETVEQMESISQSVELSNTTIRTLFQRSKEVGTILEVISGIAAQTNLLALNAAIEAARAGEHGKGFSVVAAEVRKLAEQSQVSASQISELIQAIQQDTQESVHTMEQVTNKVEEGRTISQTAIQKFEQILSSMNETTPQVEEVAATAQQISAAVEEVAASTEEQLASMEEIAVSAQSLSQMAEQLTALISKFNL, from the coding sequence ATGGAGAGAGTAAGAAAAAAAAGGTCCCTTAATAACTTTAAGACAAAGCTGGTGCTAGCATTTGCAGCGATCTTATTAGTGCCATCTGTTACGATAGGTGTATCAGCTTACATAACAGCGAAACATGAAATTGAAAACCAAATTATTAACTCAGCACAGCAAAATGTACAGTCCATTAATTCAGTGATTGACGACACCATTGGACCAAAAATTCATGATGTAGAGTTTTTTGCGTCAGTGGTAAACAACGAGCGCTACAATGAAAAAGATATGGCTACTTTAAGCAAAGATTTTAACTTATATGCTTCGCTTCATCCAGAAGCCATCAGCATTTTTACAGGAAATCAGCAAGGGAAGTTTATTCAATCGCCTAAAAAAGTGATACAAGCAGGCTATGATCCCAGAAAACGAGATTGGTACAAGCTAGCCATGCAAAACAAAGGAAAAACAGTTGTCACTGAACCTTATCCATCAGCCTCTACAGGTCAGACCGTTATTACTGTAGCGAAAACAACGGCGGATGGTACCGGGGTTATTGCTTTGAATTTAGATATAAGCCGCATCAATAAAGCTGTCAGCAAAGTAAAAATTGGAGAAAAAGGATATCCATTTCTTTTAGATGGAGAAAGAAAATATATTGTTCACCCTACAGAAAAAGCAGGCACAAAAGCTACAGATTCTCTTTTTGATAAGCTTTATGCAAAGAGCTCCGGGTCTTTTGAATATACCTTTAACGGTGATGAAAAAAAGATGGTCTTTACGACAAATAAAACAACGAGCTGGAAAGTTGCAGGCACTATGTATTCATCGGAAGTGAGTGAAGCAGCACAGCCTATCTTTTATAAAACGCTATTCATTATCGTAGCTTGTCTGATAATCGGGAGTCTTACCATTTTTATGGTGTTACAATCGATTATTAAACCGCTCAAACAGCTTAAGAATCAGGCTCTGCGTGTTAGTGAAGGAGATCTGACAACAGCGATTACCGTCAATTCAAAGGATGAAATCGGCGAGTTAGGGTATGCTTTTAGTCAGATGCAAAACAATCTTCGCACATTAATTCAAAATGTTGAAATGAGTGCAGAACAAGTGGCTGCTTCTTCAGAAGAGCTAACGGCCAGCTCACAGCAAACGAGCGCTGCGAGTGAACAAGTATCGGTTGCGATACAAGAAGTGGCTTCTAGTGCGGAAAAACAAACGGCTGTTATTGACCAAAATGCAGCTTCTTTAGATGAGATTGTACAAGGAGTTTCTACCATTGCTCAGCGTACAGAAATTGTTTCACAGCTATCAAATCACACAACGTCTGAAGCTGTAGAAGGCGGAAAAGCCGTGAGAGAAACGGTCGAACAAATGGAATCCATTTCTCAATCCGTCGAGCTATCTAATACAACGATTCGTACTTTGTTTCAACGTTCAAAAGAAGTTGGAACCATTTTAGAAGTAATCAGCGGTATTGCTGCTCAAACAAATTTACTAGCCTTAAATGCTGCAATCGAAGCGGCACGAGCTGGAGAACATGGAAAAGGTTTTTCCGTTGTAGCAGCGGAAGTGAGAAAGCTGGCAGAACAATCACAAGTGTCCGCGTCTCAAATTTCTGAACTTATTCAAGCTATTCAACAAGATACTCAGGAATCTGTACATACAATGGAGCAAGTTACAAACAAAGTTGAAGAAGGACGAACAATTTCACAAACGGCTATTCAAAAGTTCGAACAAATTCTAAGCAGCATGAATGAAACGACTCCGCAAGTAGAAGAAGTTGCTGCGACTGCTCAGCAAATTTCAGCAGCGGTTGAAGAAGTGGCTGCATCAACTGAAGAACAGCTAGCTTCAATGGAGGAAATTGCTGTTTCCGCACAATCTCTGTCTCAAATGGCAGAACAATTAACAGCGCTCATTAGCAAATTTAATTTGTAA
- a CDS encoding MFS transporter, whose protein sequence is MTYKQLLHSQSLMITASSIVFPFYLLLLRNLGDSYSQFGLAYGIFALTAALSHPLIGSWSDRVGEKRLLILYTFGMAVVMLVIPVLTTITQVYIIQVIMGLLGALQKTAEKIALSRQTDRAHTGKQVGHYHLWTSIWAALAVIATGYIIDFLTIGSLFYITSFMYVAAGVLIWQKPKTVELERHHSL, encoded by the coding sequence ATGACGTACAAACAACTCTTACATTCCCAAAGCCTGATGATTACCGCAAGCAGTATTGTTTTTCCTTTTTACCTTTTACTGCTTCGAAATCTTGGCGATAGTTATTCACAATTTGGCTTAGCTTACGGAATTTTCGCTTTAACCGCAGCTTTGAGTCACCCTTTAATCGGTTCATGGAGTGACAGAGTAGGAGAAAAGCGTTTGCTCATTTTATATACGTTTGGGATGGCAGTTGTTATGCTTGTGATTCCCGTTCTAACAACTATCACACAGGTGTATATCATTCAAGTTATAATGGGGCTGCTTGGAGCTCTTCAAAAAACAGCAGAAAAAATAGCGTTATCTAGGCAGACAGATCGTGCTCATACGGGAAAGCAAGTAGGACACTATCATTTATGGACCTCTATATGGGCAGCTTTAGCCGTGATTGCAACAGGGTATATCATTGATTTTCTTACAATCGGAAGCCTTTTTTACATCACTTCGTTTATGTACGTAGCGGCAGGGGTATTAATATGGCAAAAACCAAAAACAGTTGAGCTTGAACGCCACCATTCGCTGTAA